A region of Roseobacter litoralis Och 149 DNA encodes the following proteins:
- a CDS encoding ABC transporter substrate-binding protein yields MNDELKHLSTRVTKGLMTRREFVGRAAALGVTAVVANAMLASAAKAAGPVRGGTLKLGASGGESTNTQDPALTASEVPLYNLRHWGETLVDVGADGSLEMRMAESVEGSSDAKKWVFKIRKGIPFSNGKEMTPEDVMMTMQRHSNEDSQSGALGIMRGIEEMSVDGDNFIVDLSTGNADLPYLMADYHLMIQPGGGMDNPAAGIGTGPYTIEFDEPGVRHGFKRRDDYWDADNRGFAEFSEQLVLNDATARTAALQSGQVHMINRVDPKVAALLDRAPSLSVKSTAGRGHYVFIMHIDTAPFDNNELRLALKYAINREELVDKILRGYGSIGNDFPINAGYPLFDTTIEQRQHDVAKAAEHYKKSGHDGSPIILRTADGAFPGAVDAAALFQQSAQAAGIPLEIKREPNDGYWSEVWNVQPFCASYWGGRPVQDQMYSTAYLSTADWNDTRFKKPEFDEKLLAARAEIDEAKRKAIYSEMAMMVRDEGGLILPMFNDFVGAIASNVGGWVDDPNGPLMNNKAPIKCWLTDA; encoded by the coding sequence ATGAACGACGAACTCAAGCACCTTAGTACACGTGTGACCAAAGGGTTGATGACCCGCCGCGAATTCGTGGGGCGCGCGGCAGCGCTTGGTGTCACAGCCGTGGTTGCTAATGCCATGCTTGCGAGCGCTGCAAAGGCAGCAGGCCCCGTGCGCGGTGGCACGTTGAAACTGGGCGCCTCGGGTGGCGAGAGCACGAACACGCAAGACCCGGCCCTGACCGCCTCCGAAGTGCCGCTCTATAACTTGCGCCACTGGGGCGAGACGCTCGTGGATGTCGGTGCCGACGGCAGCCTTGAGATGCGCATGGCCGAAAGCGTGGAAGGATCATCTGACGCCAAAAAATGGGTGTTCAAAATCCGCAAGGGCATTCCGTTTTCAAACGGCAAGGAAATGACTCCCGAAGATGTCATGATGACCATGCAGCGCCACTCCAACGAAGACAGCCAGTCGGGTGCCCTCGGCATCATGCGCGGCATCGAAGAAATGTCCGTGGATGGCGACAACTTCATCGTTGACCTGTCCACCGGCAATGCCGATTTGCCCTACCTGATGGCAGACTACCACCTGATGATCCAGCCTGGTGGCGGCATGGATAACCCCGCCGCAGGCATCGGCACCGGCCCCTATACAATTGAATTTGACGAACCCGGCGTGCGTCATGGCTTCAAACGGCGCGATGATTACTGGGACGCGGACAACCGCGGCTTTGCAGAGTTCTCAGAGCAACTGGTACTGAATGATGCAACCGCGCGCACCGCCGCCCTGCAGTCCGGCCAAGTGCATATGATCAACCGCGTGGACCCCAAAGTCGCGGCCCTTCTGGACCGCGCACCGAGCCTCAGCGTGAAATCGACAGCCGGTCGCGGGCACTACGTGTTCATCATGCACATCGACACTGCACCCTTCGACAATAATGAACTGCGCCTTGCCCTGAAATACGCCATCAACCGCGAAGAGCTTGTCGACAAAATCCTGCGCGGCTATGGCTCCATCGGGAATGACTTCCCGATCAATGCCGGATACCCTCTGTTCGACACGACGATCGAGCAGCGCCAACATGACGTGGCCAAAGCGGCGGAGCATTACAAGAAATCCGGCCATGACGGATCGCCCATTATTCTGCGCACAGCCGATGGTGCTTTCCCCGGCGCGGTTGATGCCGCCGCGTTGTTCCAGCAGTCCGCACAAGCCGCTGGTATTCCACTGGAAATCAAACGCGAGCCAAATGACGGCTACTGGTCCGAAGTCTGGAACGTACAGCCGTTCTGCGCGTCCTATTGGGGCGGTCGCCCGGTGCAGGACCAGATGTATTCGACCGCCTATCTGTCGACTGCAGACTGGAACGATACGCGCTTCAAAAAACCGGAGTTCGACGAAAAACTGCTGGCGGCCCGCGCCGAGATCGATGAAGCCAAACGCAAGGCCATCTATTCGGAAATGGCCATGATGGTGCGTGACGAAGGCGGTCTGATCCTGCCCATGTTCAATGATTTCGTCGGGGCGATTGCCAGCAATGTGGGCGGTTGGGTCGATGATCCGAACGGTCCGCTGATGAACAACAAAGCACCGATCAAATGCTGGCTGACGGACGCTTAG
- a CDS encoding CocE/NonD family hydrolase, whose product MNNDTSLRDIEEDADFGITLSDGCRLSARLWKPKDAGSDPVPVILEYLPYRKRDGTCARDALTHPWFAERGYACLRVDMRGNGDSEGVMQDEYTPQELADAVEVINQIAAQDWCNGRVGMMGISWGGFNGLQVAVLDPAPLKAVITLCSTVDRYADDIHYKGGCLLNENLGWGSTMWAYSSRAPDPALRPDWRAMWLERLENEPFLPSVWLRHQRRDAYWEHGSVCEDYSAIKAKVLAIGGWGDAYKNAVPKLVEALPDAKGIVGPWVHKYPHFAVPEPRIGFLQEALRWWDHWLKDIDTGVTQDPDYRAYIMDGARPQRWYTERPGRWAAEEYGATTHIPHRSLHLTNNGLSDGAGALRAEVSSPQDCGAESGEYCAIWLGPEMPGDQRRDDTHSATFDSAPAEDDTDIFGAPRITLRLSSDQPQTQIAVRLNHVHPDGATTRITYGVMNLSHRDGHANPSHLTPGEPLRVVFHLDHIAYRLPKGHQLRVSVSTNYWPLIWPAPQAARITLHSGTMNLPVRRKARRDECRFEPPTAAPPWEVETLREAKSVRRRETDMTTGVVSLIIEDDFGKLRDKQHGLIAGSVARERWDIHPNDPLSARGTCHWTEEIERDNIRLRTEAHSKMWCDADTFFLSARIEAYENDECIYARDVSDQIPRDHI is encoded by the coding sequence ATGAATAACGACACCTCCCTACGCGACATCGAAGAAGACGCAGATTTCGGCATCACGCTTTCAGACGGATGCAGGCTTTCTGCGCGATTGTGGAAACCCAAGGACGCAGGGTCAGATCCTGTGCCGGTGATCCTCGAGTATTTACCCTACCGCAAGCGCGACGGCACCTGCGCGCGCGACGCGCTGACCCACCCGTGGTTTGCAGAACGCGGCTATGCCTGCCTGCGGGTCGATATGCGCGGCAATGGTGACAGCGAAGGGGTGATGCAGGACGAATACACCCCGCAGGAACTGGCCGACGCGGTCGAAGTCATCAACCAGATCGCAGCACAGGACTGGTGCAACGGACGTGTCGGGATGATGGGGATCAGCTGGGGCGGCTTTAACGGATTGCAGGTTGCGGTCCTTGACCCTGCCCCGCTCAAAGCCGTAATCACGCTCTGTTCGACCGTGGATCGCTACGCAGATGACATCCATTACAAGGGCGGCTGCCTGCTGAATGAAAATCTCGGCTGGGGCTCCACGATGTGGGCCTATTCCAGCCGCGCCCCCGACCCTGCCCTGCGCCCGGACTGGCGCGCCATGTGGTTGGAACGCCTTGAGAACGAACCGTTTTTACCCTCGGTCTGGCTGCGCCACCAAAGGCGCGATGCCTATTGGGAACACGGCTCGGTCTGCGAAGACTACAGCGCCATCAAGGCCAAGGTGCTTGCGATTGGCGGCTGGGGGGACGCCTATAAAAACGCGGTGCCGAAACTGGTCGAAGCGCTGCCGGATGCCAAGGGCATTGTCGGGCCATGGGTGCATAAATACCCCCATTTCGCCGTGCCCGAACCGCGCATCGGTTTTCTGCAGGAAGCCCTGCGCTGGTGGGATCACTGGCTCAAGGATATCGACACCGGAGTGACGCAGGACCCCGATTACCGCGCCTACATCATGGACGGCGCACGCCCCCAACGCTGGTATACCGAACGGCCGGGTCGCTGGGCAGCAGAGGAATATGGCGCAACAACACATATCCCCCACCGCTCCCTGCATCTGACGAACAACGGCCTGTCCGATGGCGCAGGGGCCTTGCGGGCAGAGGTCTCATCGCCACAGGATTGCGGGGCGGAATCCGGTGAATATTGCGCCATCTGGCTGGGGCCGGAAATGCCGGGCGATCAGCGGCGCGATGATACGCATTCCGCCACGTTTGACAGCGCCCCGGCGGAGGATGACACGGATATCTTCGGCGCGCCACGCATCACCTTGCGGCTGAGTTCGGACCAGCCACAGACGCAGATCGCCGTGCGGCTCAATCACGTGCATCCCGATGGTGCGACGACGCGCATCACATATGGCGTGATGAACCTGAGCCACCGCGACGGGCATGCCAACCCCAGCCATCTGACGCCGGGGGAACCCTTACGCGTGGTTTTCCACCTCGATCATATTGCATACCGGCTGCCCAAAGGTCACCAACTGCGGGTTTCCGTGTCGACAAACTACTGGCCGCTAATCTGGCCCGCACCGCAAGCGGCACGCATTACGCTGCATAGTGGGACGATGAACCTGCCCGTGCGTCGCAAGGCACGGCGCGACGAATGCCGGTTCGAACCGCCGACCGCCGCCCCCCCGTGGGAGGTTGAAACACTGCGCGAGGCCAAGAGCGTGCGGCGGCGCGAAACGGACATGACCACAGGGGTTGTCTCGCTGATCATCGAAGATGATTTCGGGAAACTGCGCGATAAGCAACATGGCCTGATCGCGGGTTCAGTTGCGCGCGAACGCTGGGATATTCACCCGAATGATCCGCTGTCGGCGCGTGGCACCTGCCATTGGACCGAGGAAATCGAGCGGGACAACATACGCCTGCGTACTGAGGCGCATAGCAAAATGTGGTGCGACGCGGATACGTTCTTCCTTTCGGCGCGCATCGAAGCCTATGAGAACGACGAATGCATCTATGCGCGTGATGTGTCAGACCAAATTCCCCGCGACCACATTTAG
- a CDS encoding glycerate kinase type-2 family protein, producing the protein MTHQNTLVSLFEAGVMAVRGDSAVQHALSTGTVTDSPDQIIAVGKAATAMAIAAHEKFPNAPVLIVTKHDHADGAPARAEIIEAAHPVLDESSLLAGARMLDVVSRMAAGSHLLMLVSGGASALAEAPVEGLDLAGLKARTTEMLGSGADIHAMNKVRKTLSRVKGGKLLSNFKGAQVTSLAISDVEGDMLSVIGSGVADAPEDPPFSFTAQIVASNAIARQAVAQKATDQGLPVRSNEESLYDDIKTLGPRLGRALVSGPAGVHIRGGEPTVILPPQPGRGGRNQALALLIAREIAGQSGIEVLVAGTDGTDGPTDAAGAIVDGETWDASGQDALDRADAGTWLDARGALLRTGPTGTNVMDLVIALKQ; encoded by the coding sequence ATGACACATCAAAACACATTGGTATCCCTTTTTGAGGCTGGCGTTATGGCCGTGCGCGGCGACAGTGCCGTGCAGCATGCGCTGTCAACGGGTACTGTGACCGACAGCCCCGATCAGATCATCGCCGTGGGCAAGGCCGCCACGGCCATGGCGATTGCGGCCCATGAGAAATTCCCCAACGCCCCTGTCTTGATTGTCACGAAACATGACCACGCGGACGGTGCCCCCGCGCGTGCAGAAATCATCGAGGCGGCGCACCCGGTACTGGACGAAAGCTCGCTGCTGGCCGGGGCGCGCATGCTGGATGTGGTGTCGCGCATGGCGGCTGGCAGCCACTTGCTGATGCTGGTGTCCGGTGGCGCCTCTGCCCTTGCCGAAGCCCCGGTCGAGGGGCTTGATCTTGCCGGGCTTAAGGCCAGAACGACCGAAATGCTTGGCTCTGGCGCGGATATTCACGCGATGAACAAGGTGCGTAAAACCCTCAGCCGGGTGAAGGGGGGCAAGCTTTTGTCCAACTTCAAGGGCGCGCAGGTGACGAGCCTAGCGATTTCGGATGTGGAGGGCGATATGCTCTCCGTCATCGGATCGGGGGTTGCAGATGCGCCGGAGGATCCGCCGTTTTCTTTCACCGCGCAGATCGTCGCCAGCAACGCCATCGCCAGACAGGCCGTCGCGCAAAAGGCCACGGATCAGGGCCTGCCGGTCAGATCAAACGAAGAGAGCCTTTATGACGACATCAAAACGCTCGGGCCGCGTCTCGGCCGCGCTCTTGTGTCCGGGCCTGCGGGCGTGCACATTCGGGGCGGTGAGCCCACCGTCATCCTGCCGCCGCAGCCGGGACGCGGCGGGCGCAATCAGGCGCTCGCCCTGCTGATCGCGCGCGAAATCGCGGGCCAGTCCGGAATTGAGGTGCTGGTTGCCGGAACCGATGGCACGGACGGGCCGACCGATGCCGCCGGGGCCATTGTCGATGGCGAAACATGGGATGCCAGTGGGCAGGACGCGCTTGATCGTGCCGATGCAGGGACATGGCTGGACGCGCGCGGGGCGTTGTTGCGCACGGGGCCCACGGGCACAAATGTGATGGACCTCGTCATCGCGCTCAAGCAGTGA
- the dtd gene encoding D-aminoacyl-tRNA deacylase has translation MRALLQRVSAASVAVDDNTIGAIDHGLLILVCAMPGDTADTSARLVAKISRLRVFKDDAGKMNLNLAQTGGAALVVSQFTLAADTSRGNRPGFSGAAKPAEAQALYEQFAQDLRALDIPVQTGQFGADMEVSLRNDGPVTLWLDTADA, from the coding sequence ATGAGGGCGCTGCTGCAACGTGTCAGTGCGGCATCGGTCGCGGTCGACGACAATACAATCGGCGCGATTGACCATGGGCTGCTGATCTTGGTCTGCGCCATGCCCGGTGATACTGCGGACACAAGCGCGCGACTGGTCGCCAAGATATCCCGGCTGCGCGTATTCAAGGATGACGCCGGTAAAATGAACCTGAACCTTGCACAAACCGGCGGTGCCGCCCTCGTGGTCAGCCAGTTCACGCTGGCCGCCGACACGTCACGCGGCAATCGCCCCGGTTTTTCCGGTGCTGCCAAACCCGCAGAGGCGCAAGCGCTATACGAGCAATTCGCGCAAGATTTGCGCGCACTGGACATTCCCGTGCAGACCGGCCAGTTCGGCGCGGATATGGAGGTATCGCTTCGCAACGATGGGCCTGTTACCCTCTGGCTTGATACCGCCGATGCCTGA
- a CDS encoding TFIIB-type zinc finger domain-containing protein yields the protein MSTEAQIQQAEHHFPCDTCGADLRFDPAQGQMVCAHCGHIESLDQGPWAAAKIRELDFNTALKGDLPAPEMEETRVSSCPNCAAEVAFDPNVHAKECPFCATPVVTDTGTHRHIKPRAVLPFALDERTAHDAMNDWLGSLWFAPNGLQDYARKGRKMDGIYVPYWTYDADTTSRYTGERGTVYYQTRQVMRDGKPTTVRVAKVRWRAARGQVARFFDDVLVLASKSLPKRFTDGLAPWDLAALEPYTPEYLAGFRAEGYAVTLEQGFIEARAIMDATIRRDIKFDIGGDRQRVHRVDTQIRDVTFKHILLPVWLAAYKYRGETYRFVVNGRTGKVQGERPYSAIKIALAAIVGLSVAAAVGYFYAMNQ from the coding sequence ATGAGCACAGAGGCGCAAATCCAGCAGGCAGAGCATCATTTTCCCTGCGACACCTGCGGCGCAGACCTGCGGTTTGACCCGGCGCAGGGGCAAATGGTCTGTGCGCATTGCGGGCATATCGAAAGCCTCGATCAAGGGCCATGGGCGGCGGCGAAAATCCGCGAGCTTGATTTCAACACGGCCCTGAAAGGCGATCTGCCCGCGCCCGAGATGGAAGAGACGCGCGTCTCCTCCTGCCCCAATTGCGCCGCCGAAGTCGCCTTTGATCCCAATGTGCACGCCAAGGAATGCCCGTTTTGTGCAACGCCTGTCGTCACCGACACCGGCACTCACCGCCACATCAAACCGCGGGCGGTTTTGCCTTTTGCACTGGACGAGCGCACCGCCCATGATGCGATGAACGACTGGCTGGGCTCGCTTTGGTTCGCGCCAAACGGGCTTCAGGATTACGCCCGCAAGGGGCGCAAGATGGATGGCATCTATGTGCCCTACTGGACCTATGATGCAGACACCACGTCGCGCTACACTGGCGAGCGGGGCACGGTCTACTATCAGACCCGTCAGGTCATGCGCGACGGCAAACCAACAACCGTCCGGGTCGCCAAGGTGCGATGGCGCGCAGCGCGCGGGCAGGTTGCGCGGTTCTTTGATGATGTTCTGGTGCTGGCGTCAAAAAGCCTTCCCAAAAGGTTCACCGATGGTCTGGCCCCCTGGGATCTTGCCGCACTTGAACCCTATACGCCCGAATACCTCGCAGGCTTTCGCGCCGAAGGATACGCCGTCACGCTGGAGCAAGGCTTTATTGAGGCGCGCGCCATCATGGACGCCACGATCCGCCGTGACATCAAATTCGACATCGGCGGCGACCGGCAACGCGTTCACCGCGTCGATACGCAAATTCGCGATGTCACGTTCAAACATATCCTCTTGCCGGTCTGGCTTGCCGCCTACAAATACCGGGGCGAAACCTATCGCTTTGTGGTGAACGGGCGCACAGGCAAGGTGCAGGGGGAGCGGCCGTATTCAGCGATCAAGATTGCATTGGCCGCAATCGTCGGCTTATCTGTGGCCGCCGCTGTGGGATATTTTTACGCGATGAACCAATGA
- a CDS encoding SPFH domain-containing protein: protein MGIFDFLSGEFIDVIHWTDNTRDTMVWRFEREGHEIKYGAKLTVREGQAAVFVHEGQLADVFTPGLYMLETNNMPVMTTLQHWDHGFRSPFKSEVYFVNTTRFSDLKWGTKNPVICRDPEFGPVRLRAFGTYTIKVSDPAKFLVEIVGTDGEFTMDEISFQIRNIIVQEFSRTLARAGIPVMDMAANTRELGQLVGKEISSQLAEYGLSMPELYIENISLPPSVEQVMDKRSSMGVIGNLNEYMQFQAAEALGRDGGGAAALQTGLGAGLGMQIGQAAAQQAGPWGARAEAAPAAAARHMAPPALPPVEHVWHIAEQGQTKGPFSKAKMGRMVSEGALTRQTLVWTPGQDGWMAAEDVTELAQLFTVLPPPPPLPNAG from the coding sequence ATGGGTATATTTGATTTTCTCTCCGGCGAATTCATCGACGTCATCCATTGGACGGATAACACCCGTGACACCATGGTGTGGCGTTTCGAGCGGGAAGGGCATGAAATCAAATATGGGGCGAAACTGACCGTGCGCGAGGGTCAGGCGGCCGTGTTTGTGCATGAGGGGCAACTTGCGGATGTCTTTACGCCGGGGCTTTACATGCTTGAAACCAACAACATGCCGGTGATGACGACGCTGCAACACTGGGATCATGGCTTTCGCAGCCCGTTTAAATCCGAGGTGTATTTCGTCAATACGACCCGGTTCAGCGATCTCAAATGGGGCACCAAAAACCCGGTGATCTGCCGCGATCCGGAATTCGGCCCGGTCCGGCTGCGCGCCTTTGGCACCTATACGATCAAGGTGAGCGACCCGGCCAAATTCCTTGTCGAAATCGTTGGGACCGATGGCGAATTCACCATGGATGAGATCAGCTTTCAGATCCGCAACATCATCGTGCAGGAATTTTCGCGCACCCTTGCGCGCGCGGGCATCCCGGTCATGGACATGGCCGCCAACACGCGCGAACTGGGTCAGCTGGTGGGCAAGGAAATCAGCAGTCAACTGGCAGAATACGGGCTGTCGATGCCAGAGCTTTACATCGAAAACATCTCGCTGCCGCCGTCCGTGGAACAGGTCATGGACAAGCGATCGTCGATGGGTGTGATCGGGAACCTCAACGAATACATGCAGTTTCAGGCCGCTGAAGCCTTGGGGCGCGATGGGGGCGGGGCGGCTGCCCTGCAGACAGGTCTGGGTGCCGGTCTGGGCATGCAGATCGGGCAGGCCGCCGCGCAACAGGCAGGCCCCTGGGGCGCGCGGGCCGAGGCGGCACCGGCTGCTGCGGCGCGGCACATGGCCCCTCCCGCCCTGCCCCCGGTCGAACATGTCTGGCACATCGCAGAGCAGGGTCAGACAAAGGGCCCCTTTTCCAAAGCCAAGATGGGCCGCATGGTGAGCGAAGGGGCGCTGACGCGTCAGACTCTCGTCTGGACGCCCGGTCAGGATGGTTGGATGGCCGCCGAGGACGTCACGGAACTCGCACAGCTTTTCACCGTCCTGCCGCCTCCCCCGCCCCTGCCGAACGCGGGATAA
- a CDS encoding DUF2927 domain-containing protein, which yields MAQATPQPLRSPVRIKVQRICSILRWGVALAALLAVAACDMPLKTSITPKARPAGLGQPGVQPTSEQSAALRSYLVQVQAAQLSQGLLREDGGGPDTPFTPDMLARNFEQIVFYNEYASALQGRGGESLLRRWEGPVRFDTIFGAGVPPSVRKAEDARIRDYAGRLGRVTGHPVNTLGPANFIVIVAGEDDRDAALNTAAARLNGLNAQDLDPLRDFGRDNYCIVIAFATGSDPNTYTAAVAVVRAENPDLLRLSCIHEELAQGLGLANDSRDARPSIFNDDDEFALLTAHDELLLKMLYDPRLDIGMSAAEAAPITRIIARELTNSGPL from the coding sequence ATGGCACAGGCGACACCGCAGCCACTGCGGTCCCCAGTTAGGATCAAGGTGCAGCGGATTTGTTCCATATTACGCTGGGGCGTGGCTTTGGCCGCGCTCCTTGCTGTTGCAGCCTGTGATATGCCCCTCAAAACCAGCATAACACCCAAGGCGCGCCCTGCGGGGCTTGGGCAGCCAGGCGTTCAACCGACCTCAGAACAAAGCGCTGCCTTGCGCAGCTATCTTGTTCAGGTGCAGGCCGCACAGCTCAGTCAGGGCCTGCTGCGTGAGGACGGAGGCGGCCCTGACACGCCTTTTACGCCTGACATGCTGGCGCGCAACTTTGAACAGATCGTATTTTACAACGAATACGCCAGTGCCTTGCAGGGCCGTGGCGGAGAAAGCCTGCTGCGCAGATGGGAAGGACCGGTGCGCTTTGACACGATTTTCGGCGCAGGCGTGCCGCCCTCCGTGCGCAAGGCGGAGGATGCGCGCATCCGTGACTATGCCGGCAGGCTGGGGCGCGTCACGGGTCATCCGGTTAACACACTCGGCCCGGCGAATTTCATTGTGATCGTTGCCGGTGAAGATGATCGCGACGCGGCCCTGAACACAGCCGCCGCGCGCCTCAATGGCCTCAACGCGCAAGACCTCGACCCCTTGCGCGACTTTGGCCGCGACAACTATTGTATTGTCATTGCCTTTGCCACCGGATCAGATCCAAACACCTACACGGCGGCCGTGGCTGTCGTCCGCGCTGAAAACCCGGACCTTCTGCGGCTCAGCTGCATCCACGAAGAGCTCGCCCAGGGGCTTGGGCTGGCCAATGACAGCCGCGATGCGCGCCCTTCGATCTTCAATGATGACGATGAATTCGCGCTTCTGACCGCGCATGATGAGCTTCTGCTGAAAATGCTCTACGATCCGCGCCTCGATATCGGGATGAGCGCTGCCGAGGCCGCGCCGATCACACGGATCATCGCACGTGAACTGACCAATTCTGGCCCCTTGTAG
- a CDS encoding toxic anion resistance protein, producing the protein MSEEIRAKAQETLAMVEEVTAATLPEPIEANAIVPLAEADAPVSAEITKRMAEIDMSDTNSIVSFGSRAQVELQEISQAMLGGVRNKDVGPAGDSLRDIVTTIRGFSTAELDMRRDRSWFEKLLGRAAPIAKFTAKYEEVQGQIDRITDELLKHEHTLLKDIKSLDMLYEKTLNFYDELALYIAAGEEKLTELDETVIPAKAAEVDAAAEDDQVMVAQELRDLRAARDDLERRVHDLKLTRQVTMQSLPSIRMVQENDKSLVTKINSTLVNTVPLWETQLAQAVTIQRSAEAAQAVRQANDLTNELLTANAKNLRESNKVIREEMERGVFDIEAVKQANADLIGTIEESLQIADEGKAKRAAAEVELKEMESKLRDTLASAKARGDGTGDTAATAVPS; encoded by the coding sequence ATGTCCGAAGAAATACGCGCCAAGGCTCAGGAGACCCTCGCCATGGTCGAAGAAGTGACCGCAGCGACCTTGCCGGAACCCATCGAAGCGAACGCCATCGTTCCCTTGGCCGAAGCAGATGCCCCCGTCAGCGCAGAAATCACCAAGCGCATGGCCGAGATCGACATGTCGGATACAAATTCGATTGTCTCTTTCGGCAGCCGCGCACAGGTGGAACTGCAGGAAATTTCGCAAGCCATGCTGGGCGGTGTGCGCAACAAGGATGTGGGTCCTGCGGGCGACAGTCTGCGCGATATCGTGACCACAATTCGCGGCTTTTCCACTGCTGAACTGGACATGCGCCGGGACCGAAGCTGGTTTGAAAAACTGCTCGGGCGCGCCGCCCCCATCGCGAAATTCACCGCGAAATACGAAGAGGTGCAGGGACAGATTGACCGGATCACGGATGAGCTGCTCAAGCACGAGCACACGCTGCTGAAGGACATCAAGTCGCTCGATATGCTCTATGAAAAGACGCTGAATTTCTATGATGAACTGGCGCTTTACATCGCGGCGGGCGAAGAGAAACTGACCGAACTGGACGAAACGGTGATCCCCGCCAAGGCCGCGGAGGTCGATGCGGCAGCCGAGGACGATCAGGTCATGGTCGCACAGGAATTGCGCGATCTGCGCGCCGCGCGCGACGATCTGGAGCGGCGTGTGCATGATCTGAAGCTCACACGTCAGGTCACGATGCAGTCGTTGCCGTCCATCCGGATGGTGCAGGAAAACGACAAATCCCTCGTCACGAAAATCAACTCGACGCTGGTCAACACCGTGCCCCTTTGGGAAACCCAATTGGCGCAGGCCGTCACGATCCAGCGCTCTGCCGAAGCCGCGCAAGCCGTGCGTCAGGCCAATGATCTGACGAACGAACTGCTGACCGCCAATGCAAAGAACCTGCGCGAGAGCAATAAGGTTATCCGCGAGGAAATGGAGCGGGGCGTCTTTGATATCGAAGCGGTGAAACAGGCCAATGCAGACCTGATCGGCACCATCGAAGAGAGCCTGCAAATTGCGGATGAAGGCAAAGCCAAACGCGCCGCCGCCGAAGTGGAATTGAAAGAGATGGAGAGCAAGCTGCGCGACACATTGGCCTCTGCCAAAGCGCGCGGCGATGGCACAGGCGACACCGCAGCCACTGCGGTCCCCAGTTAG
- a CDS encoding 5-bromo-4-chloroindolyl phosphate hydrolysis family protein translates to MAKRFGGQFSPKGAPQEGSQAEATFTAATVDPVGARANLMFLPAVALLFTAVFNGALALVLGLAGAGTLCLGAWLLRGGLQAEAAYRDRKAARRPALPRKILAALLAGGGIALGALSHDNGLIAAVLYGVAVTGLHLAAFGIDPLSDKGMEGIDTFQQDRVARVVDEADAHLKAMTDALLRIGDRQINERMAAFQSAARKLIRTVEEDPRDLTAARKYLGVYLLGARDATAKFVDFYAQNQRTQTRDDYLSLLDDLQRNFAARHEKLLLDDHSDLTVEIDVLRDRLDREGVRLD, encoded by the coding sequence ATGGCCAAACGCTTTGGCGGCCAATTCAGTCCGAAAGGCGCCCCTCAGGAAGGCTCGCAGGCCGAAGCGACGTTTACCGCGGCCACTGTGGACCCTGTTGGTGCCCGCGCGAACCTGATGTTCCTGCCAGCCGTCGCGTTGCTTTTTACCGCAGTCTTCAACGGCGCGCTCGCGCTTGTTCTAGGGTTGGCCGGGGCGGGAACCTTATGTCTGGGGGCGTGGCTTTTGCGCGGCGGCTTACAGGCCGAGGCCGCGTATCGTGATCGCAAAGCTGCGCGCCGCCCTGCCCTGCCCCGCAAGATACTGGCGGCCCTGCTGGCGGGCGGGGGCATCGCCCTTGGCGCACTGAGCCATGACAATGGCCTTATCGCCGCCGTTCTTTATGGTGTGGCCGTGACGGGCCTGCATCTTGCCGCCTTTGGCATCGACCCGCTGTCCGACAAGGGCATGGAAGGCATCGACACTTTTCAGCAGGACCGCGTGGCACGTGTTGTCGATGAGGCCGACGCGCACCTCAAGGCCATGACAGACGCACTGCTGCGCATTGGGGATCGTCAGATCAACGAGCGCATGGCCGCCTTTCAATCCGCCGCGCGCAAGCTGATCCGCACGGTTGAGGAAGACCCGCGTGACCTGACTGCCGCGCGGAAATACCTCGGCGTCTATTTGCTCGGCGCGCGCGATGCGACGGCGAAATTTGTGGATTTTTACGCACAGAACCAACGCACCCAGACGCGTGACGACTACCTGTCGCTGCTGGATGACCTGCAACGCAACTTTGCGGCCCGCCACGAGAAACTACTGCTCGATGATCATAGTGATTTGACCGTCGAAATAGACGTCCTGCGGGATCGTCTGGACCGCGAAGGCGTGCGTCTAGACTAA